From a region of the Euzebyales bacterium genome:
- the heR gene encoding heliorhodopsin HeR produces MTRMIDTDDETVTRAELVGLGRFNLIVGLLHLAQAAAMFALSNDLSFPITASFLTGDPVMTRGVPTPEVVFDLPIGPTVASFLLLAAVDHLLMATQPVRQWYEANLRQGMNIARWVEYAISASVMLILIATLSGIWDLAAVIGLFAANSAMILFGWLQEKDHQPGGDLTAFWFGTVIGLVPWLAIGAYLLAGNDPPGFVYGIFVSLFVLFSSFGVNQWLQYRQVGRWRDYLFGERAYIVLSLVAKSLLAWQIFANVLRS; encoded by the coding sequence ATGACCCGCATGATCGACACCGACGACGAGACGGTCACCCGGGCGGAGCTCGTCGGGCTTGGCAGGTTCAACCTGATCGTCGGGCTGCTGCATCTGGCGCAGGCCGCCGCCATGTTCGCGCTGAGCAACGACCTGAGCTTCCCGATCACCGCGTCGTTCCTGACCGGCGACCCGGTGATGACCCGAGGAGTACCCACGCCCGAGGTGGTGTTCGATCTGCCGATCGGCCCGACGGTCGCGTCGTTCCTGCTGCTTGCCGCGGTCGATCACCTGCTGATGGCCACACAACCCGTGCGTCAGTGGTACGAGGCCAACCTGCGTCAGGGCATGAACATCGCCCGCTGGGTCGAGTACGCGATCAGCGCCTCGGTCATGTTGATCCTGATCGCCACGCTGTCGGGCATATGGGACCTTGCGGCCGTCATCGGACTGTTCGCGGCGAACAGCGCGATGATCCTGTTCGGCTGGCTGCAGGAGAAGGACCACCAGCCCGGCGGCGACCTGACCGCGTTCTGGTTCGGCACCGTCATTGGACTGGTCCCGTGGCTGGCGATCGGCGCGTACCTGTTGGCCGGCAACGACCCGCCCGGGTTCGTCTACGGCATCTTCGTCTCGCTGTTCGTCCTGTTCTCGAGCTTCGGGGTCAACCAGTGGCTGCAGTACCGGCAGGTCGGCCGGTGGCGGGACTACCTGTTCGGCGAACGCGCCTACATCGTCCTGAGCCTCGTCGCGAAGTCGCTGCTGGCGTGGCAGATCTTCGCCAACGTCC